Proteins from one Thermobifida alba genomic window:
- the mshB gene encoding N-acetyl-1-D-myo-inositol-2-amino-2-deoxy-alpha-D-glucopyranoside deacetylase, translating to MRDRRLLLVHAHPDDETIVTGATMAKYAAEGAHVTLVTCTLGEEGEVIPPELAHLASDREGGLGEYRVTELRRACAELGVRDQRFLGGRGRYRDSGMMGAPTNDHPACFWRADVETAAHELALIIREVRPDVVVTYDANGGYGHPDHIQTHRVTVRAFDLAADRSLAGTPWRTRKLYAIAQPRTLLEESVARMQADPGPFTAPKAVEDVAPGTPDDQVTTRVDASAHWAAKAAAMRAHATQITVAGERFALSNDIAQEIHAVEYFTLLRGPAPRPEADGYETDLFA from the coding sequence ATGAGAGACCGTCGCCTGCTGCTGGTGCACGCCCACCCCGACGACGAGACCATCGTCACCGGGGCGACCATGGCCAAGTACGCGGCCGAAGGAGCCCACGTGACCCTGGTGACCTGCACGCTCGGTGAGGAGGGCGAGGTCATCCCGCCGGAACTGGCGCACCTGGCCAGCGACCGGGAGGGCGGGCTGGGCGAGTACCGCGTCACCGAACTGCGCCGCGCCTGCGCCGAACTGGGCGTCCGGGACCAGCGGTTCCTCGGCGGCAGGGGCCGCTACCGCGACTCCGGGATGATGGGCGCGCCCACCAACGACCATCCCGCGTGCTTCTGGCGCGCCGACGTGGAGACCGCCGCGCACGAACTCGCCCTGATCATCCGCGAGGTCCGCCCCGACGTCGTCGTCACCTACGACGCCAACGGCGGCTACGGGCACCCCGACCACATCCAGACGCACCGCGTGACCGTGCGCGCCTTCGACCTGGCCGCCGACCGCTCCCTGGCCGGCACCCCCTGGCGGACCCGCAAACTGTACGCGATCGCCCAGCCCCGGACGCTGCTGGAGGAGTCGGTGGCGCGCATGCAGGCCGACCCCGGCCCCTTCACCGCGCCCAAGGCCGTCGAGGACGTCGCCCCCGGCACCCCCGACGACCAGGTGACCACCCGTGTCGACGCCTCCGCGCACTGGGCGGCCAAGGCGGCGGCCATGCGCGCGCACGCCACCCAGATCACCGTGGCGGGGGAGCGGTTCGCGCTGTCCAACGACATCGCCCAGGAGATCCACGCCGTGGAGTACTTCACCCTGCTGCGCGGCCCCGCGCCCCGCCCGGAGGCCGACGGCTACGAGACCGACCTGTTCGCCTGA
- a CDS encoding site-2 protease family protein, translating to MSTPDPAPQSAAEEPTAAAPDPAPSRTDFLPSPVFLLLVGVTALAGWLSWTRAEETVLGWGSAFAPFLFILGGWVVCLTLQQYVRSLLAHRFGDRALRGSGYLRLNPFAFRELGATLVLPVAFLLVGTFGLNGPAVQVDRSAIRGRSRRALVALGGLLTNAVLAAALAVAVMLLAPEGSITNNWTIVALMFLCFLNASAALLNLLPVPGTDVYDALAEALDRWRPSRNAAIFGTVALFAVVWCPPVHAVFMDGMFALFDLIGVNALYLSWGQTFVRPW from the coding sequence ATGTCCACGCCTGATCCGGCACCGCAGTCGGCGGCCGAGGAACCGACGGCCGCCGCGCCCGACCCCGCCCCCAGCAGGACGGACTTCCTGCCCAGCCCGGTGTTCCTGCTGCTGGTCGGGGTGACCGCGCTGGCCGGGTGGCTGTCGTGGACCCGCGCCGAGGAGACCGTGCTCGGCTGGGGCAGCGCCTTCGCCCCGTTCCTGTTCATCCTGGGCGGCTGGGTGGTCTGCCTGACCCTGCAGCAGTACGTGCGCTCGCTGCTGGCCCACCGGTTCGGCGACCGGGCCCTGCGCGGCAGCGGCTACCTGCGGCTCAACCCGTTCGCGTTCCGGGAACTGGGCGCCACCCTGGTACTCCCGGTCGCGTTCCTGCTGGTCGGCACGTTCGGTCTGAACGGTCCCGCGGTCCAGGTGGACCGCTCGGCCATCCGGGGCCGCTCCCGCCGCGCCCTGGTGGCCCTGGGCGGCCTGCTGACCAACGCCGTGCTGGCCGCGGCGCTGGCCGTCGCGGTGATGCTGCTGGCGCCGGAGGGGTCCATCACGAACAACTGGACCATCGTGGCCCTGATGTTCCTGTGCTTCCTCAACGCCAGCGCGGCCCTGCTCAACCTGCTGCCCGTGCCCGGCACCGACGTCTACGACGCCCTCGCCGAGGCGCTCGACCGGTGGCGGCCCAGCCGCAACGCGGCGATCTTCGGCACGGTGGCGCTCTTCGCCGTGGTGTGGTGCCCGCCGGTCCACGCCGTCTTCATGGACGGGATGTTCGCCCTGTTCGACCTGATCGGGGTGAACGCGCTCTACCTCAGCTGGGGGCAGACGTTCGTGCGTCCCTGGTGA